Proteins encoded in a region of the Neodiprion virginianus isolate iyNeoVirg1 chromosome 2, iyNeoVirg1.1, whole genome shotgun sequence genome:
- the LOC124298640 gene encoding ras-related protein Rab-10, giving the protein MAKKTYDLLFKLLLIGDSGVGKTCILFRFSDDAFTTTFLSTIGIDFKIKTVELRGKKIKLQIWDTAGQERFHTITTSYYRGAMGIMLIYDITNGKSFENIVKWLRYIDEHANEDVEKMILGNKCDMHEKRVVSTERGEAIGREHGIKFMETSAKSNVNIERAFIELAEAILEKTAGSEPQEAPDRLTVDRRVEKSSNRCC; this is encoded by the exons ATGGCCAAGAAAACGTACGACCTTTTATTTAAATTGCTATTGATTGGCGATTCTGGTGTTGGAAAAACGTGtattttattcagattttCGGACGATGCTTTCACGACAACATTTCTCTCTACGATAG GTATTGATTTCAAGATAAAAACAGTGGAATTGAGAGGGAAGAAGATCAAACTACAAATATG GGACACAGCTGGTCAAGAAAGATTCCACACTATAACAACTTCATACTACAGAGGTGCTATGGGAATCATGCTCATATATGATATTACCAATGGCAAGAGCTTCGAAAACATTGTCAAATGGCTGAGATACATTGATGAA caCGCTAATGAGGATGTTGAGAAGATGATATTGGGCAACAAGTGTGACATGCATGAAAAGCGCGTTGTTAGTACGGAAAGAGGCGAGGCA ATTGGTAGAGAGCatggaataaaattcatgGAAACATCAGCCAAGTCAAACGTAAACATCGAGCGGGCATTTATCGAGCTCGCAGAGGCTATTTTAGAAAAAACAGCGGGTAGTGAACCTCAGGAAGCACCGGATCGTTTAACGGTCGATCGtagagttgaaaaaagttcaaatcGCTGTTGCTAA
- the LOC124298645 gene encoding craniofacial development protein 1 isoform X1 produces the protein MTSHCHIIRIELSSHLVSDQKESMSNEHELPSDSDDDDEDYIPDGADNEAGSEVESEGEIESGPEDENDENLKVSDKHKGKGKGTKRGLKNQNKSTKRLRNVGEGKQESNDSQEQTEENEAKKKLSEEDEKKRADSLWADFMKDTSVVSRPKSKNSINSSKEELTQPLIKSVNEEKVKITKVFEFAGEEVRVEKEVPADCAEARLVLSSTRDSTADSMQRSSGGAKGRGICKGGLSGISSVLCQLGKKAKISTLEKSKLDWDSYKKEENIEEEISTHNKGKDGYLERQDFLQRADIRQFEIEKQMRTTRRSAR, from the exons ATGACCAGTCATTGTCatataattcgtatagaattgAGCTCGCATCTTGTTTCAGACCAAAAAGAA AGCATGTCCAACGAACATGAGTTGCCTTCTGATTccgatgacgacgatgaggATTACATACCTGATGGAGCTGACAATGAGGCTGGATCTGAGGTAGAATCGGAGGGTGAAATAGAGAGCGGTCCAGAggatgaaaatgatgaaaatctgaaagtATCAGACAAGCATAAGGGAAAGGGTAAAGGAACAAAACGAGGtttaaaaaaccaaaataaGAGTACGAAAAGATTAAGAAATGTTGGGGAAGGAAAGCAAGAAAGTAATGATAGCCAAGAACAAACTGAAGAAAATgaggctaaaaaaaaattgagcgaggaggatgaaaaaaagagagcAGACTCACTTTGGGCTGATTTTATGAAAGATACAT ctgTTGTGTCAAGGCCTAAGTCAAAGAATTCAATAAATAGTTCCAAGGAAGAATTAACTCAACCTTTGATAAAATCAgtgaacgaagaaaaagtaaaaataactAAAGTATTCGAATTTGCTGGTGAAGAAGTAAGAGTGGAAAAAGAGGTGCCTGCAGACTGTGCTGAGGCAAGATTGGTTTTGTCCTCAACGAGAGATTCGACAGCTGATTCCATGCAACGTAGCAGCGGAGGTGCAAAAGGCAGAGGAATTTGTAAAGGCGGTCTGAGTGGCATATCTTCAGTTCTTTGTCAACTTGGAAAGAAGGCAAAGATAAGCACTTTAGAAAAGTCTAAGCTGGATTGGGATTCCTATAAGAAAGAAGAGAACATTGAAGAGGAAATAAGTACACACAATAAGGGGAAGGACGGGTACTTGGAGAGACAAGATTTTCTGCAGAGAGCAGATATACGACAGTTTGAGATCGAAAAACAAATGCGAACTACTAGACGCAGTGCGAGATGA
- the LOC124298645 gene encoding craniofacial development protein 1 isoform X2: protein MSNEHELPSDSDDDDEDYIPDGADNEAGSEVESEGEIESGPEDENDENLKVSDKHKGKGKGTKRGLKNQNKSTKRLRNVGEGKQESNDSQEQTEENEAKKKLSEEDEKKRADSLWADFMKDTSVVSRPKSKNSINSSKEELTQPLIKSVNEEKVKITKVFEFAGEEVRVEKEVPADCAEARLVLSSTRDSTADSMQRSSGGAKGRGICKGGLSGISSVLCQLGKKAKISTLEKSKLDWDSYKKEENIEEEISTHNKGKDGYLERQDFLQRADIRQFEIEKQMRTTRRSAR, encoded by the exons ATGTCCAACGAACATGAGTTGCCTTCTGATTccgatgacgacgatgaggATTACATACCTGATGGAGCTGACAATGAGGCTGGATCTGAGGTAGAATCGGAGGGTGAAATAGAGAGCGGTCCAGAggatgaaaatgatgaaaatctgaaagtATCAGACAAGCATAAGGGAAAGGGTAAAGGAACAAAACGAGGtttaaaaaaccaaaataaGAGTACGAAAAGATTAAGAAATGTTGGGGAAGGAAAGCAAGAAAGTAATGATAGCCAAGAACAAACTGAAGAAAATgaggctaaaaaaaaattgagcgaggaggatgaaaaaaagagagcAGACTCACTTTGGGCTGATTTTATGAAAGATACAT ctgTTGTGTCAAGGCCTAAGTCAAAGAATTCAATAAATAGTTCCAAGGAAGAATTAACTCAACCTTTGATAAAATCAgtgaacgaagaaaaagtaaaaataactAAAGTATTCGAATTTGCTGGTGAAGAAGTAAGAGTGGAAAAAGAGGTGCCTGCAGACTGTGCTGAGGCAAGATTGGTTTTGTCCTCAACGAGAGATTCGACAGCTGATTCCATGCAACGTAGCAGCGGAGGTGCAAAAGGCAGAGGAATTTGTAAAGGCGGTCTGAGTGGCATATCTTCAGTTCTTTGTCAACTTGGAAAGAAGGCAAAGATAAGCACTTTAGAAAAGTCTAAGCTGGATTGGGATTCCTATAAGAAAGAAGAGAACATTGAAGAGGAAATAAGTACACACAATAAGGGGAAGGACGGGTACTTGGAGAGACAAGATTTTCTGCAGAGAGCAGATATACGACAGTTTGAGATCGAAAAACAAATGCGAACTACTAGACGCAGTGCGAGATGA